Within Methanobrevibacter sp., the genomic segment GATTTATTTGATTGTTAAATGAAAAATTTTATGAAAATTAGGATTTATAGATTTCTTTGTTTCAATAACTATTTTTTTAGAAATGTTCTAATTAAATTAAAATTAGATGAAATATTTGTCATTGATTTTAATTTAAAGTTAATTTGGTTGATGGTTATTTTAATTAAAATGGTGTTTTGTTAGTGACTATTCACTAACATTTTTTATGAACTTTGCTGGAATTCCCCCAACAATGGTATTTGCTTCAACATCTTTTGTAACAACTGCACCTGCTGCAACAATAGCTCCTTCGCCAATAGTCACTCCTGGAAGAACAGTGACATTTGAACCTAACCATGCTTTATTTCCAATATATATTGGGGAAGGGAACATATCTGCCCTATTTTCAGGTTCTTTTGCATGATTCAATGTTAGAAGACATGTATTATGGCCTATTAAAACGTCATCTCCAATGTAAATTCCTCCTTGATCTTGCATTTTACAACCGGAATTTATAAAAACGTTTTCACCAATATGGATATTTTTCCCGCAATCTGTGTTAAATGGGGGTATTAATCCTAATGTTCTGTTAATTGGTTGATTGGTCAATTCACTAAACAGTTCCTGAATTTCTTCAGGAGTGTGATGTTCATTGTTAATCTTATGAGTAATTCTAACAGCTTCATTAAGTAATTCGTGCATTAGTAAGTGTTGTGGTGAATTTGCAATTATTTTTTTCCCTGTTTTTACGTAATCTAAGTATTCTTGAAGTTCCATTTACTCACCGGTATATTTTACCATTAATTTAAACAAATCTTTTGCCATGTCAGTTGAATTCTGTTTAGTAATATTTTCTGGAATCTCATATACAAAAGTAGGATAACCTGCTTGAGCAATTGGTTTTGACACTAAGACTGCAGATGTTGACTTGTAGGTTTCATTTCCAAGTCTCGGATAATATCCAAAGTCTGTTGTATTGTTGATTTTTCCAGCTATTTTAACAGATACATTATCCATTTCAGGGGTTGCAAGATAAAATCCTTCACCGTACCATTCTACATGTGAGTGGGCTATTATTACACAATCAGCATCTGATTTTGTAACATCAGGATTTACAAAGTCATGAACAAGCTGTTCTCCATTAGCCCGACTTTTTGAATAATCTTTTTTGTCTTTTGTTACATTAACCTGATAATGAATTATTTTAGTATCATTTGTTTTATTTGCAAATTCTTTGGCTGCTTTAATTTCAGGATCAATGCATAATTTTTCCCTTGGGTGGATTCCTGTAATTAATGCAATTGTGTTGTTTGCACTTTCATTACCATAAATGATTTTTTCCACAG encodes:
- a CDS encoding sugar O-acetyltransferase — protein: MELQEYLDYVKTGKKIIANSPQHLLMHELLNEAVRITHKINNEHHTPEEIQELFSELTNQPINRTLGLIPPFNTDCGKNIHIGENVFINSGCKMQDQGGIYIGDDVLIGHNTCLLTLNHAKEPENRADMFPSPIYIGNKAWLGSNVTVLPGVTIGEGAIVAAGAVVTKDVEANTIVGGIPAKFIKNVSE